Below is a window of Lebetimonas sp. JH292 DNA.
ATATAATATTATATTTTAATGAAACAACAACACTTCCTATAAATCTTCCAAAGCCGTTTGTTTTTAGATGATAATATTTTTCATTTATTCTCTCAACAATTTTATCTGCTATAATACCTGCAATCATAACAGATGTTATAATTAAAAGCTCATAATAAAGCAGTATTCCACCTATTGCTTCAACCAAATTGGCTATAAAATTATTAGTTCCTATAAAAGGAATATGAGAAATTATAAAAAGTATAAAATTATGTATTTGAGTGTGAAACACAAAAAACACAACTCCCCAAAAAAATGCCGCAATAATTATTGGAATAAGCGAAGTTAATAATATTTTTTTATCAAACAAATCTTTTATAGATTTTATAAATATTTCAATCATAAATCTCCTTTGTACCTTATTTTTAAAATATTAATAGTTTATACTGAAATGAAAATGAAATTTTTTTCATTATCATTTCATTGGCTCTATTTATAATAAACAAAAAAAAGGTAAAAAATGAAAAAAGCGCTTTTTGCAATAAGTTCACTTGGACTTGGACATGCAACAAGAACACTTCCTGTTATAAAACATTTTGCAAAAGAGTATAAAATTGATATTATAAGCTATGCAAATGCTTTGAATTTCTTAAAAGAGGAACTAAAAGAATATAATAATATTAATTTTATTGAAATTGAGGATTACCCTCCGCTTGAAAGAGGTGATGGAATTTGTTATTACCTTTATTTAATACAAGATTTGATAAAAACAAATTTAATAATAAAAAAAGAAAACAATTTTGTAAAAACCTCTTCGCAAAATTATGATTTTATTTTCAGTGACGGAAGATACGGAATTTATTCAAAAGAAATACCATCGTTTTTACTTTCTCATCAAATATCATTTGCAGTTGATAATTTTTTTAAATATTTTAAATTTTTAAGTGATATAGGTAATATTTTATATTTCAGGAATTTTAATACAGTTTTTATACCTGATTTTGAAGATATCAAATTTTCATTAGCCGGCAGACTTTCCCACAATTATCTAACCAAATTTTTTAATCATAAATACATAGGTATACTCTCTTCTTATAAAAAAATGGACTTGGAAAAAGACATAGACTATCTGTTTGTTATAAGCGGATATCTGTTAGAGAAAAAAGAACATTTTATATCAAAACTTATTGAAGAAGCTAAAAAACTTGAAGGTAAAAAGGTTTTTGTTTTAGGTGATCTTACAAAAAATGAAATTAGACAAATAAAAGAGCATAATATAACAATTTATCCAAATGTAACTAAAGAACTTAGACTTGAACTTTTCAACAGAGCTAAAAAAATAATTTCAAGAACAGGCTATACAACTATTATGGATTTGGTTGAAATTGAAAAAAAAGCAATTCTGTTTCCTACAAAAAACTCATCCGAACAGGAATATCTGGCCAGATATCATAAACATAAAGGATATTTTGTTATTGGAGATGAAGATAATTTTGATTTAACAGAACTTGACGCACAGACTCAAAACATAAAACCTTTTGATTTTCCATCAAAAACAAAAGAAGCCATTAATTTAATAGATAAAACCGTTAAATCGTATTTTAAAAAAAATTTTTTTTCAATTATTATCCCAGTGCATAATGAAGAAAAATATCTGCCAAAAGTTTTTGAAAAATTATCAGAAATTGAATATGAAAATTACGAAATTATTGCAGTTGAAAACGGCTCAACAGATAACAGCTATAAACTTTTAAAAGAATACGAACAAAAAAATAATAAATTTAAAGTTTATAAAAGCAAAAAAGGCATATCTATTGCAAAAAACGAAGGTTTGAAACATATTTCTCAAAACAGCGATTATGTTATTTTTTTAGACTGCGACACATATTTTGAAAAAGATTTTTTAAATGAGCTTAATAATTTTTTAAATAAAAACAGTAATAAACCTTATTATATAGGAACCACTTCAATAAAACCGTCTGATAGTAATTCAATTTATGATAAATTATGGTTTAAAATTTTTGACATTTTTCATAAATTTACTAAAACTTCATATTCTATTCAAATTGCAAAAAGCGATATTGCTAAAAAAATCGGGTTTGATGAAGAACTTAATTTTTCCGAAGATTTAAAATTTATAAAATATTTATTGATCTACGGTGATTTTTTCTTTGTAAATACAGATAAAGTTTATTCATCAACAAGACGTTTTATAAAAAACGGATATTTTAAAACTGTTTTTGAATGGATTTTACAGGCAGTTATGCCTAAAAGCAAAAAAAGAAATAAAGAATATACAATTTACAGATGAGCGAATTAATAAATCATTTTATAAAAATATTAATTGAATACAAAGAAATAGCGTATTTTATTTTATTTTTCGGTTCTATGCTTGAGACCGTTATAGGTTTTTCGTTTTTTATTTACGGAGAAATTGTTTTTTTAAGCGGCGCAATTTTGGCCGGAATGGGAATACTAAATATCTGGATTGTAACATTTGTTTTATATCTTGGAGGGATAGTTGGAGATAATATAAGCTATTTTTTAGGCAGAAAATATGGAATGCAGTTATACTTTTTAAATATTTTATAAACAAAAAAAATTATAAAAAAGGTCTGAAAATATTCAGGCGTTATGGAGCTTTTAGTGCATTTATGGGAAGGCTTTTAGGACCTCTTTCATGGGTGACGCCTTTTATTTTAGGTGTTTATAAACTTGATTATAAAAAATTTCTTCCTTTTGAAACAGCAGGAGTGATAATAGGTATAGGCCAGTTTATTATAATAGGCTATCTTTTCGGCAGACATTTTGAAAAAATTCTGAGCTTTGTTTCAGGATATTTTATATTTGTTGTTTTTATCTTATTGATTTGTCTGTTATTATTTTATTATTTAAAAAAAATAAAATTTTTTCATAATTTAAAAAAACATAAAAATATTTAATCAAATATTTAACAACACATTCTACAGTTTTTTTAATTATTTCCACAATAATTTATTTTTCTTTTCTCTTTTTTATATTTTTTATTAACCAGCCGCATAAAACACATTACAACCCCCATCCGTATAATACTAAATTACTTAAAAAAATAAAATCTTGCAAAAATCTCGGTACATATTACATTGATAATCCAAAACATATAATACAGCCTATAAATATTATTTTAATCTCTAAATTATCTTTAAGTGAAATTCTAAATCATGACTGGATAAAAAACGATATTTTCGGTCATAATCATATCTCTTTTAGAGAATATATTAATCTTTTAAAAGATAAAGTACCGCCAGTAAGTTCATTATATTTTTTAGGTGTGTCTCAAAATTTTGCTTATCAGTATAAAAGTAATTCACTTTCTAAAAGAGAGCATATAAGATTTTGGATTTTTAAAGATAAAAACAGTTCATTTAAAAAATATTATGCAACAATTTCATTTGATAACGGATATGATTTTACTTTTTATCATTATTTTTTCACTCCTATTCATAAAATATCTAAAAATATCGATAAAAGCAGGGATTTTTTCTATAAATATCTAAAATCAAGAAAAGATTTAAATGTTAGTTGTAAATATATTCAGACAAAATGCAAAATAAAAGAGATAAAAGGCGACAATGAAGCAAGTGAAGAGCAGATGTTTTATACAGACGGTAAAATTTTGGAGTGTAATATAAAATGAAACAGATATTTATCCACGCAGATGACTATGGCAATACAAAACATATATCAGAAGTTATATGTAAATGTATAGATGAGGGGGTATTAAATTCTGTAAGTATTATTGTAAACAGTGATGCATTAGATTATTCACTGCAATTAATTAAAAATAAAAACATCAGAAAAGTGCTTCATCTAAACATCACAGAAGGCAAACAGCTTTCAAAACAAAATTTTCATTATTTAACCGATAACAAAGGATGTTTTTTTAGAAGTTGGCAAAGACTTTTTTTTGAATACTATTTTTTATGGAATGAAGATAAAAGAAAAGCTATAAAAGAGGAGATAAAAGAAGAGTTTAAAAATCGGATTATATTGTATTGTCAAAAGCTAAATACAAAAGATATAAATATTGATTCTCATCAGCATTTTCACACAATCCCTTTTATTACAGATATTTTAATTGAATTAAAAAATGAAATGGATATAAAGATTTTAAATATAAGAGTTCCCAAAAGTGATTTCGTAATATCTATTAGTTCATTTGATGATTTGGTAAAATATTTGGGAATACCTGTTTTTGTATTTTTGTTATTAAATAAATTATCAAACAAAATGATTAAAAAATTTCAAAAAGAAAATATAAAACATAATGATAAATTCGTTAATACCCTGTTTTGTGGAGATATGAAACTGAAAACTATCAAAAAAGAGATAAATAATGCAAAAAATTCCAATAATATAGAAATATTACTTCATCCCGGATATATTTCAGAAGAAGAAGCGAAAGAATTTGAAGAGAATCAGTTCAAAAAATGGTATCTGCATAAAAACAGAAAAAAAGAGAAAAATTTATTGTTGTCTAAAGAGTTACAAATTTTTGTAAATAGCTTTAGATACAATTTATAATTTATTTACTT
It encodes the following:
- a CDS encoding EI24 domain-containing protein gives rise to the protein MIEIFIKSIKDLFDKKILLTSLIPIIIAAFFWGVVFFVFHTQIHNFILFIISHIPFIGTNNFIANLVEAIGGILLYYELLIITSVMIAGIIADKIVERINEKYYHLKTNGFGRFIGSVVVSLKYNIIFIILFIIALPLMFVPGLNMLVHLILWVILIKEPLFYDSLAMIADKKEYFTIKKRYKFSILVLSFILAALFLIPLFGVFVYIIQLILFTHFNLNKLKEIRNESASAY
- a CDS encoding glycosyltransferase, whose protein sequence is MKKALFAISSLGLGHATRTLPVIKHFAKEYKIDIISYANALNFLKEELKEYNNINFIEIEDYPPLERGDGICYYLYLIQDLIKTNLIIKKENNFVKTSSQNYDFIFSDGRYGIYSKEIPSFLLSHQISFAVDNFFKYFKFLSDIGNILYFRNFNTVFIPDFEDIKFSLAGRLSHNYLTKFFNHKYIGILSSYKKMDLEKDIDYLFVISGYLLEKKEHFISKLIEEAKKLEGKKVFVLGDLTKNEIRQIKEHNITIYPNVTKELRLELFNRAKKIISRTGYTTIMDLVEIEKKAILFPTKNSSEQEYLARYHKHKGYFVIGDEDNFDLTELDAQTQNIKPFDFPSKTKEAINLIDKTVKSYFKKNFFSIIIPVHNEEKYLPKVFEKLSEIEYENYEIIAVENGSTDNSYKLLKEYEQKNNKFKVYKSKKGISIAKNEGLKHISQNSDYVIFLDCDTYFEKDFLNELNNFLNKNSNKPYYIGTTSIKPSDSNSIYDKLWFKIFDIFHKFTKTSYSIQIAKSDIAKKIGFDEELNFSEDLKFIKYLLIYGDFFFVNTDKVYSSTRRFIKNGYFKTVFEWILQAVMPKSKKRNKEYTIYR
- a CDS encoding DedA family protein; translation: MSELINHFIKILIEYKEIAYFILFFGSMLETVIGFSFFIYGEIVFLSGAILAGMGILNIWIVTFVLYLGGIVGDNISYFLGRKYGMQLYFLNIL
- a CDS encoding LssY C-terminal domain-containing protein is translated as MDNPKHIIQPINIILISKLSLSEILNHDWIKNDIFGHNHISFREYINLLKDKVPPVSSLYFLGVSQNFAYQYKSNSLSKREHIRFWIFKDKNSSFKKYYATISFDNGYDFTFYHYFFTPIHKISKNIDKSRDFFYKYLKSRKDLNVSCKYIQTKCKIKEIKGDNEASEEQMFYTDGKILECNIK
- a CDS encoding ChbG/HpnK family deacetylase, which encodes MKQIFIHADDYGNTKHISEVICKCIDEGVLNSVSIIVNSDALDYSLQLIKNKNIRKVLHLNITEGKQLSKQNFHYLTDNKGCFFRSWQRLFFEYYFLWNEDKRKAIKEEIKEEFKNRIILYCQKLNTKDINIDSHQHFHTIPFITDILIELKNEMDIKILNIRVPKSDFVISISSFDDLVKYLGIPVFVFLLLNKLSNKMIKKFQKENIKHNDKFVNTLFCGDMKLKTIKKEINNAKNSNNIEILLHPGYISEEEAKEFEENQFKKWYLHKNRKKEKNLLLSKELQIFVNSFRYNL